In the Setaria italica strain Yugu1 chromosome VI, Setaria_italica_v2.0, whole genome shotgun sequence genome, one interval contains:
- the LOC101759780 gene encoding uncharacterized protein LOC101759780 has protein sequence MSTRGSSRAMYTGLIILLLAVGAGINFGNCDGLSGPLLSFVGVVAGANMIAAGVRTADDPAAPIDPAPAAFAGARAFMRRNLAVVGLVMVSSASTAVAGETGPAFSFMMFVLLVFGVSLINIGVHGT, from the coding sequence ATGAGCACTCGGGGCAGCAGCAGGGCGATGTACACCGGCCTGATCATCCTGTTGCTCGCTGTCGGCGCAGGCATCAACTTCGGCAACTGCGACGGATTATCCGGCCCACTCCTCAGCTTCGTGGGGGTTGTCGCCGGCGCCAACATGATCGCCGCCGGCGTCAGGACGGCCGACGACCCAGCAGCACCCATCGACCCCGCGCCCGCAGCGTTCGCCGGTGCACGTGCGTTCATGCGGCGCAACCTCGCCGTCGTGGGGCTCGTCATGGTTTCCTCTGCTTCCACAGCGGTTGCGGGGGAGACAGGCCCGGCGTTCTCCTTCATGATGTTTGTCCTGCTGGTGTTCGGGGTCTCTCTGATCAACATCGGAGTTCATGGCACCTAG
- the LOC111257579 gene encoding uncharacterized protein LOC111257579, whose amino-acid sequence MTTPGTTAMFAGLAILLFSVSAGFNSGAGAFGLLLCFAGVLAGANIVAVGIRMSGAYLAPVVPAVLAEARALAEFLRRNLAVVGLVMASCAVTAVSGEAGQELGFGMFALLLLGLSLISVGILGLSQMH is encoded by the coding sequence ATGACCACTCCGGGCACCACGGCGATGTTCGCCGGCCTCGCCATCTTGCTGTTCTCCGTCAGCGCCGGATTCAattccggcgccggcgcgttcGGCTTGCTACTCTGCTTCGCGGGGGTTCTCGCTGGTGCCAACATCGTCGCCGTCGGCATCCGGATGTCCGGCGCCTACCTGGCGCCCGTCGTCCCGGCGGTGTTGGCCGAGGCGCGTGCTCTCGCAGAGTTCCTTCGTCGCAACCTCGCCGTCGTGGGGCTCGTGATGGCTTCCTGCGCCGTCACGGCGGTCTCCGGCGAAGCAGGCCAGGAGCTCGGCTTCGGCATGtttgctctgctcctcctcggcctctccCTGATCAGCGTTGGGATTCTTGGCCTCTCCCAGATGCATTGA
- the LOC111257769 gene encoding uncharacterized protein LOC111257769 produces MPMSLTRGSSRAMYTGLIILLLAVGAGINFGDCDGLSGPLLSFLGVVAGANVIAAGVRTADDPAAPIGPAPVAFAGARAFMRRNLAVVGLVMVSSASTAVAGETGPAFSFMMFVLLVFGVSLINIGVHGA; encoded by the coding sequence ATGCCAATGAGCCTTACTCGGGGCAGCAGCAGGGCGATGTACACCGGCCTGATCATCCTGTTGCTCGCTGTCGGCGCAGGCATCAACTTCGGCGACTGCGACGGATTATCTGGCCCACTCCTCAGCTTCCTGGGGGTTGTCGCCGGCGCCAACGTGATCGCCGCCGGCGTCAGGACGGCCGACGACCCAGCAGCACCCATCGGCCCCGCGCCCGTAGCGTTCGCCGGTGCACGTGCGTTCATGCGGCGCAACCTCGCCGTCGTGGGGCTCGTCATGGTATCCTCTGCTTCCACAGCGGTTGCGGGGGAGACAGGCCCGGCGTTCTCCTTCATGATGTTTGTCCTGCTGGTGTTCGGGGTCTCTCTGATCAACATCGGAGTTCATGGCGCCTAG
- the LOC101760192 gene encoding tetraketide alpha-pyrone reductase 1, translating into MAAPARSTVCVTGAGGFVASWLVKLLLSTGHYAVRGTVRDPSGGENAHLMALEGAGERLRLVKADVLEYGSVASAIAGCDGVFHVASPVPSGPCPNPEADVLAATVTGTLNVLKACYEAKVKRVVVVFSFVAVGFNPWPKGIAFNEDSWSDEEYCRKHQEFGWYFLSKTLAEREAFAYVAKTGLDVVTVCPTLVIGPLMQSSISTSVKIFLNYIKDEEESVEHKFEHFVDVRDVADALLLAYENPKASGRYLCSSAPIRVSDIVNILKNSYPTNNYQKSIFVETENSTRCNTEKLEKLGWSSRPIEKTLHDNIESCRALGILN; encoded by the exons atggcggcgccggcgaggagcacGGTGTGCGTGACCGGCGCGGGAGGGTTCGTGGCGTCGTGGCTCGTCAagctcctcctctccaccggcCACTACGCCGTCCGCGGCACCGTGCGCGATCCCA GTGGTGGCGAGAATGCTCATCTCATGGCGCTGGAAGGTGCCGGGGAGAGGCTTCGGTTGGTCAAGGCTGACGTACTGGAGTACGGCAGCGTGGCGTCGGCAATCGCCGGCTGTGATGGTGTCTTCCATGTAGCCAGCCCTGTGCCGTCCGGCCCATGTCCCAACCCTGAG GCAGATGTCTTAGCTGCTACTGTAACTGGCACACTGAATGTGTTGAAAGCTTGCTACGAGGCAAAAGTTAAGCGAGTTGTGGTGGTATTTTCATTTGTTGCCGTGGGTTTCAATCCCTGGCCCAAGGGCATCGCCTTCAACGAAGATAGCTGGTCAGATGAGGAGTACTGCAGAAAGCATCAG GAATTTGGATGGTATTTCCTTTCTAAAACATTGGCAGAGCGTGAGGCCTTTGCTTATGTAGCAAAAACTGGACTGGATGTTGTAACTGTTTGCCCAACATTGGTCATCGGACCATTGATGCAATCTTCAATTAGCACAAGCGTTAAAATATTTCTCAATTATATCAAAG ATGAGGAGGAGTCCGTCGAACATAAGTTTGAGCATTTTGTGGATGTTCGTGATGTTGCTGATGCTCTTCTGTTGGCTTATGAAAACCCAAAGGCGTCTGGAAGGTACCTTTGTAGTTCAGCACCAATAAGAGTCTCCGATATTGTAAACATATTAAAGAATTCATACCCAACGAACAACTATCAAAAAAGTAT CTTTGTGGAAACAGAAAACAGCACCAGGTGTAACACGGAGAAGCTTGAGAAGCTAGGGTGGAGCTCCAGGCCTATAGAGAAAACTCTCCATGACAACATCGAAAGCTGCCGAGCTCTTGGCATCCTGAATTAG
- the LOC111257536 gene encoding uncharacterized protein LOC111257536, whose translation MTTPGTTAMFAGLAILLFSVSAGFNSGAGGFGLLLCFAGVLAGANIIVVGIRISDAALTPVVPAVLAEARALAEFLGRNLGVVGLVMASCAVTAISGEAGQVLCFGMFALLLLGLSLISVGILGLSQMH comes from the coding sequence ATGACCACTCCGGGCACCACGGCGATGTTCGCCGGCCTCGCCATCTTGCTGTTCTCCGTCAGCGCCGGATTCaactccggcgccggcggattcGGCTTGCTACTCTGCTTCGCGGGGGTTCTCGCCGGCGCCAACATCATCGTAGTCGGCATCCGGATCTCcgacgccgccctgacgcccgTCGTCCCGGCAGTGTTGGCCGAGGCGCGTGCTCTCGCAGAGTTCCTTGGTCGCAACCTCGGCGTCGTGGGGCTCGTGATGGCTTCCTGCGCCGTCACGGCGATCTCCGGCGAAGCAGGCCAGGTGCTCTGCTTCGGCATGtttgctctgctcctcctcggcctctccCTGATCAGCGTTGGGATTCTTGGCCTCTCCCAGATGCATTGA
- the LOC105914541 gene encoding zinc finger BED domain-containing protein RICESLEEPER 2, whose protein sequence is MVWFRLQSMLASSSRASHRVSLSAYLWTPHGAEASVKYLCLTVHFIDSDWKLQRRIIKFGLFQPLTNLDRMIQFSEVTILDSESGPFNIIWEAIRDWNLDQKLFSLTCVSEIRNDERTSKLKDFLGQRKCLPIGGELYNIACVDDVLNNIVSKGQPLLHLVADILERFIQVHMSTALTQELLIEVVTHMGLKCPQEDAKWWHKIYFGLEVVLHFKKTFSSQDFLSAEDTKTVESACKILRAFYHAIEVVSGPVCSTANRYFNELWIIRTTLEEESSTNHTELAGLVWEMQEAFDEYWQNSYLWLSVPVVLDPRFKLTLIEFCLKQAFGTDTAKCVSAVRDTIRELLLEYCSALDKPSVEISNSVVQVGGFYRDTLEDWDKYIYEQTRTLALIELKNYLEDGLVPRKDDFDILNWWMSNPTSYPILSIVARDVLAIPASAMHGEAALSSEGPVIHKQWSTLNIKTIEALVCMRDWIK, encoded by the coding sequence ATGGTATGGTTCAGATTGCAAAGTATGCTAGCAAGTTCCTCAAGGGCATCACATCGGGTTTCCTTATCAGCTTATTTGTGGACTCCTCATGGAGCTGAGGCCTCAGTGAAGTATCTCTGTTTGACAGTGCATTTTATTGATTCAGACTGGAAACTTCAAAGGAGAATCATCAAGTTTGGTCTGTTTCAGCCACTCACTAATTTGGATAGGATGATACAATTTAGTGAGGTTACTATACTAGATTCTGAGAGTGGGCCATTTAACATCATATGGGAAGCTATAAGAGACTGGAATCTTGATCAGAAGCTTTTCAGCTTGACATGTGTCAGCGAAATTAGAAACGATGAGCGTACCTCAAAGCTCAAGGACTTCCTCGGTCAAAGGAAATGCCTTCCTATTGGAGGTGAGTTATACAATATTGCTTGCGTGGATGATGTGCTTAACAACATTGTTTCAAAGGGGCAACCACTGCTTCATCTCGTTGCTGATATACTAGAGAGATTTATTCAGGTACATATGTCCACAGCGCTTACTCAAGAGCTACTTATAGAAGTAGTTACGCATATGGGATTGAAATGCCCCCAAGAAGATGCAAAGTGGTGGCACAAAATTTACTTTGGGCTCGAAGTTGTGTTGCATTTCAAGAAAACATTTTCCTCTCAAGATTTCTTATCTGCAGAAGACACTAAAACTGTTGAGTCTGCTTGCAAGATATTAAGGGCTTTTTATCATGCCATTGAAGTAGTTTCGGGTCCTGTCTGTTCCACAGCAAATAGGTACTTCAATGAACTGTGGATAATTAGGACAACCTTGGAAGAAGAATCATCTACAAATCATACTGAACTTGCTGGCTTGGTTTGGGAGATGCAGGAAGCATTCGACGAGTATTGGCAGAATTCATACTTGTGGTTGTCAGTACCTGTTGTTCTTGATCCCAGATTCAAACTTACTCTTATCGAGTTCTGTCTGAAACAAGCTTTTGGCACTGACACAGCAAAGTGTGTGTCTGCTGTACGTGATACAATCCGGGAGCTGTTGCTTGAATATTGCAGTGCATTAGATAAACCAAGTGTTGAGATATCAAATTCTGTTGTTCAAGTGGGTGGATTTTACAGGGATACATTGGAAGATTGGGATAAATACATTTATGAGCAGACAAGGACCCTAGCGTTGATAGAACTTAAGAACTACCTTGAAGATGGACTTGTTCCAAGGAAGGATGATTTTGATATTCTGAACTGGTGGATGAGTAATCCTACAAGTTATCCAATCCTCTCAATTGTGGCACGTGACGTCCTGGCAATTCCTGCTTCTGCTATGCATGGTGAGGCAGCATTAAGCAGCGAGGGACCGGTGATTCATAAGCAATGGAGCACATTGAATATCAAAACAATTGAGGCTCTCGTATGTATGCGAGATTGGATTAAATAG
- the LOC111257637 gene encoding zinc finger BED domain-containing protein RICESLEEPER 1-like, whose protein sequence is MLGIVAASSAVHAVAVGAVTPVVAFGLAVVMFAGVSMEALRDWNLDQKHFSLTSVNAIRRDEGTSKLMDLLIQRKCLPIRGELYNVACVDDVLNSIVSKGQPVLHHVGDILEKFIQVQMSSSLTRQQLLEVVTHIGLKCPQEDAKWWHKIYFRLEVFLHFKKAFPSEELLSAEDSKTVESVCRILRGFYRAVEVISGPVCPTANIYFNELWKVRTTLQEEASSDHTELANMVWVMQEAFNEYWQSSYLWLSIPVVLDPRFKITFVEFRLKRAFGTDAEKYVSAEADVRALGGCLRFWRTTCDADCVWEHLFRCRWPAAAAEVAVASRVQNSNLELYIFGASSINVSSCL, encoded by the exons ATGCTGGGGATCGTGGCCGCATCCTCAGCTGTCCATGCCGTCGCCGTTGGCGCCGTCACCCCGGTGGTGGCTTTCGGACTGGCCGTCGTCATGTTCGCCGGCGTCTCCATG GAAGCTTTAAGAGATTGGAATCTTGATCAGAAGCATTTCAGCTTGACATCTGTCAATGCAATTAGAAGGGATGAGGGTACCTCAAAGCTGATGGACTTGCTCATCCAAAGAAAATGCCTTCCTATTAGAGGTGAACTGTACAATGTTGCTTGTGTGGATGATGTGCTTAACAGCATTGTTTCAAAAGGGCAACCAGTGCTTCACCATGTCGGTGACATACTAGAGAAATTTATTCAGGTACAAATGTCCTCATCGCTGACTCGGCAGCAACTTTTAGAAGTTGTTACACATATTGGATTGAAGTGCCCACAGGAGGATGCGAAATGGTGGCATAAAATTTACTTCAGGCTTGAAGTTTTTCTGCATTTCAAGAAGGCATTCCCCTCAGAAGAATTGTTATCTGCAGAAGATAGTAAAACTGTGGAATCTGTTTGCAGGATACTGAGGGGTTTTTATCGTGCTGTTGAAGTAATTTCTGGTCCTGTTTGCCCCACAGCAAATATATACTTCAATGAACTATGGAAAGTTAGAACAACTTTGCAAGAAGAAGCATCCTCTGATCACACTGAACTTGCTAACATGGTTTGGGTGATGCAAGAAGCGTTCAATGAGTATTGGCAAAGTTCATACTTGTGGCTGTCAATACCTGTTGTTCTTGATCCGAGATTCAAAATTACTTTTGTTGAGTTCCGTCTAAAGCGAGCTTTTGGTACTGATGCAGAGAAGTATGTATCTGCC GAGGCCGACGTGCGCGCGCTCGGCGGCTGCTTGCGCTTCTGGCGCACCACCTGCGACGCCGACTGCGTCTGGGAGCACCTCTTCCGCTGCCgctggccggccgccgcggcggaagTGGCGGTGGCGTCCCGTGTGCAG AATTCGAACCTCGAGCTGTACATCTTCGGGGCTTCTAGTATCAATGTATCATCCTGCCTTTAG
- the LOC101761928 gene encoding uncharacterized protein LOC101761928 has protein sequence MTTPGTTAMFAGLAILLFSVSAGFNSGAGGFGLLLCFAGVLAGANIVAVGILAPVVPAVLAEARALAEFLGRNLAVVGLVMASCAVTAVSGEAGQVLCFGMFALLLLGLSLISVGILGLSQMH, from the coding sequence ATGACCACTCCGGGCACCACGGCGATGTTCGCCGGCCTCGCCATCTTGCTGTTCTCCGTCAGCGCCGGATTCaactccggcgccggcggattcGGCTTGCTGCTCTGCTTCGCGGGGGTTCTCGCCGGCGCCAACATCGTCGCCGTCGGCATCCTGGCGCCCGTCGTCCCGGCGGTGTTGGCCGAGGCGCGTGCTCTCGCAGAGTTCCTTGGTCGCAACCTCGCCGTCGTGGGGCTCGTGATGGCTTCCTGCGCCGTCACGGCGGTCTCCGGCGAAGCAGGCCAGGTGCTCTGCTTCGGCATGtttgctctgctcctcctcggcctctccCTGATCAGCGTTGGGATTCTTGGCCTCTCCCAGATGCATTGA